Proteins found in one Magnolia sinica isolate HGM2019 chromosome 5, MsV1, whole genome shotgun sequence genomic segment:
- the LOC131245559 gene encoding uncharacterized protein LOC131245559, whose amino-acid sequence MLLHNADSAELKRSDCLKEIGDRSESHSCCSTKEEMDEETSTGNEHCVRGVKDPSQGMSAKVPETDDGLHEQESSQLTTVPEAHLAMNEHRYLPSFDLNEDVQTEEVECSEKSVTTTPSSCHVTNLSAPIPVVATSRGLACLPTTPLQFEGELGWRGSAATSAFRPAKTHDKE is encoded by the exons ATGCTTTTGCACAATGCTGATTCTGCAGAACTCAAGCGAAGTGACTGCTTGAAGGAAATTGGTGACAGAAGTGAATCGCACAGCTGCTGTTCTACGAAGGAAGAGATGGACGAAGAAACTTCAACTGGAAATGAACA ttGTGTTCGGGGGGTGAAAGATCCATCTCAAGGGATGTCTGCAAAAGTGCCTGAAACTGATGATGGCTTGCACGAGCAGGAATCGTCTCAGCTGACAACAGTGCCTGAAGCACATCTGGCCATGAATGAGCACAGATATCTTCCCAGCTTCGATTTGAACGAAGATGTTCAGACAGAGGAAGTTGAATGCAGTGAGAAGTCAGTGACTACAACGCCTTCTTCATGCCACGTGACAAATTTGTCAGCTCCAATTCCGGTGGTGGCTACTTCTAGAGGACTTGCTTGCTTACCTACAACACCACTACAATTTGAAGGGGAACTAGGCTGGAGAGGCTCTGCTGCAACTAGCGCATTCCGTCCAGCCAAGACTCATGATAAAGAGTAG